In Apilactobacillus bombintestini, one genomic interval encodes:
- the trxA gene encoding thioredoxin: MVSETTDNTFEKDTSEGVTLTDFWATWCGPCRMQSPVVEQLSEEMGDKVTFNKMDVDQNPETPQKFGIMSIPTLLIKKDGEVKDSIVGYHSKEQLAKVLNQYL, from the coding sequence ATGGTTTCAGAAACTACAGATAACACATTTGAAAAAGACACTAGCGAAGGCGTTACTTTAACAGACTTTTGGGCAACATGGTGTGGTCCATGCCGTATGCAATCACCTGTTGTAGAACAATTATCAGAAGAAATGGGTGACAAGGTTACATTTAACAAGATGGATGTTGACCAAAATCCTGAAACTCCACAAAAGTTTGGTATCATGAGTATTCCAACTTTATTAATTAAGAAAGATGGAGAAGTTAAAGACAGCATTGTAGGATACCACAGTAAAGAACAATTAGCTAAGGTATTAAACCAATACCTATAA
- the trxA gene encoding thioredoxin: MIKETTDNTFEKDTEKGLVLTDFYATWCAPCKMQAPIIEDLDEEMGDKVTFNKIDIDKNEKTAEKFGIMSIPTLLIKKDGEVVDTIVGMHTKNQLNTILNEYL; this comes from the coding sequence ATGATTAAAGAAACTACAGATAATACATTTGAAAAAGATACCGAAAAAGGATTAGTATTAACCGATTTTTATGCCACATGGTGTGCACCATGCAAAATGCAAGCTCCCATCATTGAAGATCTAGATGAAGAGATGGGGGACAAAGTTACTTTTAATAAAATAGATATTGATAAAAATGAGAAAACAGCTGAAAAATTTGGCATTATGAGTATTCCAACTTTATTAATTAAAAAAGATGGTGAAGTAGTAGATACTATCGTGGGAATGCATACAAAAAATCAATTAAACACTATTTTAAATGAATATTTATAA
- a CDS encoding endonuclease MutS2, giving the protein MNEKVLSTLEYEKIKQAISGYLSTQNGKKELEELKPVDNPRTIEMWLDETDDGAHILRLDKEISIQKLEDVTPYMKRLSINASLNGTELSKINKILKATTYLVRFFNGLKDDKVLLKRIYKIINEFQTVPTISRRLSDSIDDDGRILNTASKELNSIRRRMEVVKSEIRSIMNKYTQKYSSDLTDPIVTIREDRMVLPVKAEKKNKFGGIVHDRSSSGQTLYIEPASTVGLNTELREKQIEERHEERRILAELSDLIRPYQTEIINNAKLLGHLDLINAKAKYARAVEATRPAISVENKVYLKKARHPLISMDKVVANDLYIGEDNKAVIITGPNTGGKTITIKTIGLLQLMGQSGLFVTANEGSTIGVFDNVYADIGDEQSIEQNLSTFSSHMDNIVDILNSITKKSLILLDELGAGTDPKEGAALAMSILDKIGAVDSEVVATTHYPELKVYAYNREKTVNASMEFDSETLQPTYHLLMGVPGQSNGLNIASRLGLDSSIIDEARSLVDQDSQDLNNMIVELTDQTKRAREEADSLAENLSAAQEIHSELSEEFGKYQKQKDRLVTSAKEQANEIAESAKKKANAIIKDLRKKQQAIGKVEVKENELIDAQGQLNALRHDVDLTHNRVLKRAKAQHNFHKGDDVKVKSYGQRGVLVKKLDNNNWEVQLGILKMKIPESDLEKIKVDNDEKRFNTKVRRTSSSGLSTKLDLRGHRYEEAMHEVDQYLDSAVLAGYPSVTIIHGKGTGALREGVTKLLNKDRRVASFGYSPANAGGDGSTVVKLR; this is encoded by the coding sequence ATGAATGAAAAGGTTTTATCAACATTAGAATACGAAAAAATAAAACAAGCTATTTCAGGTTATTTATCAACCCAAAATGGAAAAAAAGAATTAGAAGAATTAAAACCTGTGGATAATCCTAGAACTATTGAAATGTGGTTAGACGAAACAGATGATGGGGCACATATTCTAAGATTGGATAAAGAAATTAGTATCCAAAAATTAGAAGATGTAACACCATATATGAAACGTTTGAGCATTAATGCGTCTTTAAATGGTACTGAATTATCTAAAATAAATAAAATATTAAAAGCTACTACTTACTTAGTTAGATTTTTTAATGGATTAAAAGATGACAAAGTTCTGTTAAAACGTATTTACAAAATTATTAATGAATTTCAAACAGTTCCTACAATTTCTCGTCGTTTATCTGATTCTATTGATGACGATGGTCGTATTTTAAACACTGCATCAAAAGAATTAAATAGTATTCGTCGCAGAATGGAAGTAGTTAAATCAGAAATTCGTTCTATTATGAACAAATACACTCAAAAGTATAGCAGTGATTTAACTGATCCAATTGTTACCATTCGTGAAGATAGAATGGTATTACCAGTTAAGGCAGAAAAGAAAAACAAATTTGGTGGTATTGTTCATGATAGAAGTTCATCAGGGCAAACATTGTATATTGAACCAGCTTCCACAGTTGGATTGAATACAGAGTTAAGAGAAAAACAAATTGAAGAACGTCATGAAGAAAGAAGAATTCTAGCCGAATTATCTGATTTAATTCGTCCTTATCAAACGGAAATAATTAATAACGCTAAGTTGCTAGGTCACTTGGATTTGATCAATGCTAAGGCGAAGTACGCAAGAGCAGTTGAAGCTACTAGGCCAGCTATTTCCGTGGAAAATAAAGTATATTTAAAAAAAGCAAGACATCCATTAATTAGTATGGATAAAGTCGTTGCTAACGATTTATACATTGGTGAAGATAATAAAGCAGTTATCATTACTGGTCCTAATACTGGTGGTAAGACTATTACTATTAAAACAATAGGATTATTACAATTAATGGGACAATCTGGTTTATTTGTGACTGCTAATGAAGGTTCAACTATTGGTGTATTTGATAATGTATACGCTGATATTGGTGATGAACAATCAATTGAACAGAATTTAAGTACATTTTCTTCTCATATGGATAATATTGTTGATATTTTAAATTCTATAACTAAGAAGAGTTTGATTTTACTTGATGAATTGGGTGCAGGTACTGATCCTAAAGAAGGTGCTGCATTAGCTATGTCTATTCTGGATAAAATAGGCGCTGTGGACTCAGAAGTCGTAGCAACTACTCATTACCCAGAACTTAAAGTCTATGCCTATAATCGCGAAAAAACGGTTAATGCATCTATGGAATTTGATTCAGAAACTTTACAACCCACTTATCATTTATTAATGGGTGTTCCTGGTCAAAGTAATGGATTAAATATTGCATCTAGACTAGGTTTGGATAGTTCAATAATTGATGAAGCTAGATCATTAGTTGATCAAGATAGTCAAGATTTGAATAATATGATTGTAGAATTAACAGATCAAACTAAACGAGCTCGTGAAGAAGCAGATTCTCTAGCAGAGAACTTGTCTGCTGCACAAGAAATTCATTCTGAATTAAGCGAAGAATTTGGTAAATATCAAAAACAAAAAGATCGTTTAGTTACTTCAGCTAAAGAACAAGCCAATGAAATTGCAGAAAGTGCTAAGAAAAAAGCAAATGCAATTATTAAAGATTTGCGTAAGAAACAACAAGCTATTGGTAAGGTTGAAGTTAAGGAAAATGAATTAATTGATGCCCAAGGACAATTAAATGCCTTACGACATGATGTGGACCTTACACATAATCGTGTTCTCAAGCGAGCTAAAGCACAACATAATTTTCATAAGGGTGACGATGTTAAAGTTAAATCTTATGGACAACGAGGTGTGCTAGTTAAAAAGTTGGATAATAATAACTGGGAAGTTCAATTAGGTATCTTGAAGATGAAGATACCAGAAAGTGACTTAGAAAAAATTAAAGTGGATAATGATGAAAAACGCTTTAATACTAAGGTAAGAAGAACTTCATCTAGTGGATTATCAACGAAATTAGATTTACGTGGACATCGCTATGAAGAAGCTATGCATGAAGTAGATCAATATTTAGATTCTGCTGTTTTAGCGGGATATCCTTCAGTAACTATTATTCACGGAAAGGGAACAGGTGCTTTGCGTGAAGGAGTTACTAAGTTATTAAATAAAGATCGTAGAGTGGCTAGTTTTGGATATTCTCCAGCAAATGCTGGTGGAGATGGTTCTACGGTTGTTAAATTGAGATAG
- a CDS encoding CvpA family protein produces the protein MIFNIVIILLLLYGIYDGYRLGLAHEILRVVGFMFSLLIALFYARDFGQAIFANSNLVNNPLLCNSISFFILFLLAGVLARIIISLVDKITYIPLVHEVNAFGGAVIGFLIAYLSVLFILNVIAVLPNNQIKEQYNQSNVSEFIVHKTPLISHQLFKKWLR, from the coding sequence ATGATTTTTAATATTGTTATTATTTTATTGCTTTTGTATGGTATTTATGATGGATATCGTCTTGGATTAGCGCATGAAATTTTACGAGTAGTTGGATTTATGTTTAGTTTGTTAATTGCTCTTTTTTATGCAAGAGATTTCGGGCAAGCTATTTTTGCTAATTCAAATTTGGTAAATAATCCGTTGTTATGTAATAGTATTAGTTTCTTTATCTTATTTTTGCTAGCCGGAGTACTAGCTAGAATTATTATTTCATTAGTAGATAAGATTACTTATATACCTTTGGTACATGAAGTTAATGCTTTTGGAGGAGCAGTTATTGGCTTCCTTATTGCATATTTATCTGTATTATTTATTTTGAACGTTATTGCGGTATTACCCAACAATCAAATTAAGGAACAATATAATCAATCTAATGTTTCTGAATTTATCGTTCATAAAACACCATTAATTTCACATCAATTATTTAAAAAATGGTTAAGATAG
- a CDS encoding cell division protein ZapA: MNDTNQRFKASIGNKTYTFVGKSSAEHMKTVTKLMNERLSQLKEISPDIENEDAAILLAFNAFSEQLKMQEKLNETNGNAKNNERENRD, translated from the coding sequence ATGAACGACACTAATCAACGCTTTAAAGCAAGTATTGGAAATAAAACTTACACATTTGTAGGTAAAAGTTCTGCTGAACATATGAAGACAGTGACTAAATTGATGAATGAAAGATTGAGTCAATTAAAAGAAATTTCACCAGACATTGAAAATGAAGATGCTGCAATTCTATTAGCTTTTAATGCTTTTTCTGAACAATTAAAAATGCAAGAAAAGTTAAATGAAACAAATGGTAATGCCAAAAATAATGAGAGGGAAAATAGAGACTAA
- a CDS encoding DUF1292 domain-containing protein codes for MNNEEEPQRITLVDENGNEELYDILFTFDSEDFHKSYILVYPTGSNDDEEVDIQAFALPEGDDPTDPQGGDLQSIETDEEWDMVESVLNTLVDTDDSTDEKD; via the coding sequence GTGAATAACGAAGAAGAACCACAACGAATCACCTTAGTAGATGAGAATGGAAACGAAGAATTATATGATATCTTATTTACTTTTGATTCTGAAGATTTTCATAAATCATATATTCTGGTATACCCAACTGGAAGCAATGATGATGAAGAAGTTGATATACAAGCTTTTGCATTACCAGAAGGTGATGATCCAACTGATCCTCAAGGTGGAGATTTACAAAGTATTGAAACCGATGAAGAATGGGATATGGTTGAATCAGTACTAAACACATTAGTGGATACTGATGATTCAACTGATGAAAAGGACTAA
- the ruvX gene encoding Holliday junction resolvase RuvX, protein MRLMGMDVGSRTVGISVSDLLGWTAQGVEIIPINEEEEQFGLDRVSELVEKYGVTGFVLGLPKNMNNTSGPRVDASKHYGDLLKEKFGLPVDFEDERLTTVEAERMLIEKADTSRQKRKKVIDKIASELILQSYLDRKGKLTQQTL, encoded by the coding sequence ATGAGATTAATGGGAATGGACGTTGGTTCTAGAACAGTTGGAATTTCAGTCAGTGATTTATTGGGTTGGACTGCACAAGGTGTGGAAATTATTCCAATAAATGAAGAAGAAGAACAATTTGGTCTAGATCGCGTTTCTGAATTAGTTGAAAAATACGGAGTCACTGGATTTGTATTAGGTTTACCTAAGAATATGAATAATACTTCTGGCCCAAGAGTGGATGCTTCTAAGCACTACGGAGATCTTTTAAAAGAAAAATTTGGATTACCAGTAGATTTTGAAGATGAACGCTTAACTACGGTTGAAGCGGAAAGAATGTTAATAGAAAAAGCTGATACTTCCAGACAAAAGAGAAAAAAAGTTATTGATAAGATAGCTTCTGAGTTGATTTTACAATCATATCTAGATAGAAAAGGAAAATTAACACAGCAAACACTTTAG
- a CDS encoding IreB family regulatory phosphoprotein translates to MSTSDKTMYFDLNSNTPKNVHDTLLTVFKSLEEKGYDPYNQIVGYLISGDPAYIPRFNDARNLIRRHERDEIIEELVRFYLDKNNNDEEK, encoded by the coding sequence ATGAGTACTTCAGACAAAACAATGTATTTTGATTTAAATAGTAATACTCCCAAAAATGTACATGATACACTATTAACAGTGTTTAAATCATTAGAGGAAAAGGGTTATGATCCATATAATCAAATAGTAGGGTACTTAATATCAGGTGATCCAGCATATATTCCTCGATTTAATGATGCTAGAAATTTAATACGTCGTCATGAAAGAGACGAAATTATTGAAGAATTAGTTCGCTTTTACTTGGATAAAAATAACAATGATGAGGAAAAGTAA